The proteins below are encoded in one region of Corynebacterium felinum:
- a CDS encoding F0F1 ATP synthase subunit gamma, whose protein sequence is MASLRELRNRIRSVNSTKKITKAQELIATSRITKAQAKVAASQPYATEIHNVMERLASASSLDHPMLRERENGKRAAILVVSSDRGMCGGYNYNVFKKTAELQKLLEDRGYEVVRYITGNKGVGYYNFRGGDYAGAWTGFSQDPSWDATHDVRQHLVDGFLAGSEGTAKYREGLNSEEGAEIQGFDSVHVVYTEFESMLTQTARAHQLLPIEPVIVTEEIPHGEGILDDAGQPEPDYEFEPDADTLLEALLPQYVSRSLYAMFLEASASESASRRNAMKSATDNATALVKDLSRIANQARQAQITQEITEIVGGAGALAESGESD, encoded by the coding sequence ATGGCAAGTCTTCGCGAACTACGCAACCGAATTCGTTCGGTCAATTCGACTAAGAAGATCACCAAGGCCCAGGAGCTGATCGCGACATCGCGCATCACGAAGGCTCAGGCTAAGGTGGCAGCTTCGCAGCCATACGCCACCGAAATCCACAACGTGATGGAACGTCTGGCCTCAGCTAGCTCCCTCGACCACCCGATGCTGCGTGAGCGCGAGAACGGCAAACGTGCCGCTATTCTCGTTGTTTCCTCCGACCGTGGTATGTGTGGCGGCTACAACTACAACGTCTTCAAGAAGACTGCCGAACTGCAGAAGCTTCTTGAAGACCGTGGTTACGAAGTCGTTCGCTATATCACCGGTAACAAGGGCGTTGGCTACTACAACTTCCGTGGCGGCGATTATGCTGGCGCGTGGACTGGCTTCTCCCAAGATCCTTCTTGGGATGCAACCCACGATGTTCGCCAGCACCTCGTTGACGGCTTCTTGGCCGGTTCTGAGGGCACCGCTAAGTACCGTGAGGGTCTAAACAGCGAAGAAGGGGCTGAGATTCAAGGCTTCGACTCTGTGCACGTTGTGTACACCGAGTTTGAATCCATGCTGACCCAGACTGCGCGCGCACACCAGCTGCTGCCGATCGAGCCAGTGATTGTCACTGAGGAGATCCCACACGGCGAGGGTATTCTGGACGACGCTGGCCAGCCAGAACCAGATTACGAATTCGAACCTGACGCCGACACTTTGCTTGAGGCTTTATTGCCTCAGTATGTGTCCCGTAGCCTGTATGCCATGTTCTTGGAAGCGTCTGCTTCCGAGTCGGCATCCCGTCGCAATGCGATGAAGTCCGCAACCGATAACGCTACCGCGTTGGTCAAGGATCTTTCCCGTATCGCAAACCAGGCTCGTCAGGCTCAGATCACTCAGGAAATCACAGAGATCGTCGGTGGCGCTGGCGCGCTCGCCGAAAGCGGAGAAAGTGACTAG
- the atpD gene encoding F0F1 ATP synthase subunit beta, whose protein sequence is MTTALTEQNTQQAATAGRVVRVIGPVVDVEFPRGELPALYNALTVEVTLEAVAKTITLEVAQHLGDNLVRTISMAPTDGLVRGAAVVDSGKPISVPVGDVVKGHVFNALGDCLDEPGLGRDGEQWGIHRDPPPFDQLEGKTEILETGIKVIDLLTPYVKGGKIGLFGGAGVGKTVLIQEMITRIAREFSGTSVFAGVGERTREGTDLFLEMEEMGVLQDTALVFGQMDEPPGVRMRVALSGLTMAEYFRDVQHQDVLLFIDNIFRFTQAGSEVSTLLGRMPSAVGYQPTLADEMGILQERITSTKGKSITSLQAVYVPADDYTDPAPATTFAHLDATTELDRGIASKGIYPAVNPLTSTSRILEPSIVGERHYAVAQRVINILQKNKELQDIIAILGMDELSEEDKITVQRARRLERFLGQNFFVAEKFTGIPGSYVPLSHTIDAFERICNGDFDHYPEQAFNGLGGLDDVEAAYKKLTAK, encoded by the coding sequence ATGACCACAGCTCTTACAGAGCAGAACACGCAGCAGGCGGCAACCGCCGGCCGCGTCGTGCGCGTCATCGGTCCGGTCGTCGACGTGGAATTCCCGCGTGGCGAGCTACCGGCACTGTACAACGCGCTGACTGTCGAGGTCACCCTCGAAGCAGTCGCCAAGACCATTACGCTTGAGGTTGCCCAGCACTTGGGTGACAACCTCGTTCGTACCATTTCTATGGCTCCTACCGACGGCCTCGTCCGTGGTGCAGCCGTCGTAGACTCCGGCAAGCCAATCTCGGTGCCTGTTGGTGACGTCGTCAAGGGCCACGTCTTCAACGCACTGGGCGACTGCCTTGACGAGCCAGGCCTCGGCCGCGACGGTGAGCAGTGGGGTATCCACCGCGATCCACCGCCATTCGACCAGCTCGAAGGTAAGACCGAAATCCTCGAAACCGGCATCAAGGTTATTGACCTTTTGACCCCTTACGTTAAGGGCGGCAAGATTGGTCTGTTCGGTGGCGCAGGTGTGGGTAAGACCGTTCTTATCCAGGAGATGATTACTCGTATCGCACGCGAGTTCTCCGGTACCTCCGTCTTCGCAGGTGTTGGTGAGCGTACCCGTGAGGGCACCGACCTCTTCCTGGAAATGGAAGAGATGGGCGTTCTGCAGGACACCGCTTTGGTGTTCGGTCAGATGGATGAGCCTCCAGGAGTCCGTATGCGCGTGGCGCTGTCCGGCCTGACCATGGCGGAGTACTTCCGCGATGTTCAGCACCAGGACGTGCTTTTGTTCATCGACAACATCTTCCGTTTTACCCAGGCTGGTTCTGAGGTTTCGACCCTTCTGGGTCGTATGCCTTCCGCCGTGGGCTACCAGCCAACCTTGGCTGACGAAATGGGTATCCTGCAGGAGCGCATTACCTCCACCAAGGGTAAGTCGATTACCTCTCTTCAGGCCGTTTACGTGCCTGCTGACGACTACACCGACCCAGCCCCTGCAACCACCTTCGCTCACTTGGATGCAACCACCGAGCTCGACCGTGGTATCGCTTCGAAGGGTATCTACCCTGCAGTGAACCCACTGACCTCGACCTCTCGTATCCTTGAGCCAAGCATCGTTGGTGAGCGCCACTACGCAGTTGCGCAGCGCGTGATCAACATTCTGCAGAAGAACAAGGAACTCCAGGACATCATCGCCATCCTCGGTATGGACGAGCTGTCTGAAGAGGACAAGATCACCGTTCAGCGCGCACGCCGCCTCGAGCGCTTCTTGGGCCAGAACTTCTTCGTCGCAGAGAAGTTCACTGGTATCCCAGGTTCTTACGTGCCACTGTCCCACACGATCGACGCCTTCGAGCGCATCTGCAACGGCGACTTCGACCACTACCCAGAGCAGGCCTTCAACGGCTTGGGTGGCTTGGACGACGTCGAGGCTGCATACAAGAAGCTCACCGCGAAGTAA
- a CDS encoding F0F1 ATP synthase subunit epsilon, with protein sequence MADVTVELVSVERMLWKGTASIVTAQTTEGEIGVLPGHEPMLGQLVENGVVTIRPTEGNKLVAAVQGGFLSVSKDKVTILADYAIWADEVDTSRAEAALGDSDSLTKARAEAELKAVRRSAES encoded by the coding sequence ATGGCTGATGTCACCGTAGAACTGGTTTCCGTGGAGCGCATGCTGTGGAAAGGTACCGCGAGCATCGTTACCGCGCAGACCACTGAAGGTGAGATCGGCGTGCTGCCCGGCCACGAACCCATGCTCGGCCAACTGGTCGAGAATGGTGTCGTGACCATCCGTCCGACCGAAGGCAACAAGCTTGTTGCTGCGGTTCAGGGTGGTTTCCTCTCCGTATCTAAGGATAAGGTGACCATTCTCGCCGATTACGCAATTTGGGCTGATGAGGTTGATACCTCTCGCGCCGAGGCTGCGCTGGGCGATAGTGATTCCCTTACCAAGGCACGTGCTGAGGCCGAGCTGAAGGCAGTACGCCGTAGCGCAGAGTCCTAG
- a CDS encoding DUF2550 domain-containing protein — protein sequence MSSIIPQILMWLLLLVFFAAGALAAWRFFTLRSSGTSAIIRRLPATGNHGWRHGLVRYEGKELKFYQLRSLSPFPDGVFNRFSVELTGQREATREEASFLPFNEPIFEFTHDAVAYEAQMSAHGRMAFVAWIESAPDARTDKMSPRELRRRMRNKH from the coding sequence ATGTCGTCTATCATTCCCCAAATTTTGATGTGGCTACTTTTGCTTGTCTTCTTCGCGGCTGGAGCACTAGCGGCGTGGCGTTTTTTCACCCTGCGCTCCTCGGGTACTTCCGCTATTATTCGCCGACTTCCTGCTACCGGTAATCATGGCTGGCGACATGGTCTCGTACGATATGAAGGTAAAGAGTTGAAATTCTATCAGCTTCGATCCTTAAGCCCATTCCCAGACGGCGTCTTTAATCGTTTTTCCGTTGAACTGACAGGTCAACGTGAAGCCACACGAGAAGAGGCGTCGTTTTTGCCGTTTAATGAACCTATTTTTGAATTCACTCACGACGCCGTGGCTTATGAAGCACAAATGTCAGCGCACGGGCGGATGGCTTTTGTTGCGTGGATCGAGTCTGCACCCGATGCACGCACCGACAAGATGAGCCCACGCGAACTACGCCGTCGGATGCGAAATAAGCACTAA
- the nucS gene encoding endonuclease NucS, whose translation MRLVIARCSVDYVGRLEAHLPSADRLLMVKADGSVSIHADDRAYKPLNWMTPPCTLTELDKPEGATEDAADIAAYWVVENKKGEQLRITLEAIHSDLSYELGVDPGLVKDGVEAHLQELLAEHIETLGEGYSLVRREYPTPIGPVDILCNDADGTTVAVEVKRRGGIDGVEQLSRYLDLLNRDLLLAPVMGVFAAQEIKPQARTLAEDRGIRCVTLDYDTLRGIESTELRLF comes from the coding sequence ATGCGCCTAGTTATTGCTCGTTGCTCTGTTGATTATGTGGGACGCCTTGAGGCCCATCTTCCCTCTGCTGATCGTCTGCTGATGGTCAAAGCTGATGGTTCCGTTTCGATCCATGCGGACGACCGCGCATATAAACCGCTGAACTGGATGACCCCGCCGTGCACGTTAACTGAGCTAGACAAGCCTGAAGGCGCAACGGAAGACGCAGCCGACATCGCCGCCTATTGGGTGGTGGAAAACAAAAAAGGGGAACAGCTGCGTATTACCCTCGAAGCTATCCATTCCGATCTTTCTTACGAACTTGGCGTGGACCCCGGATTGGTTAAAGACGGCGTGGAGGCGCACCTACAGGAGCTTTTAGCTGAGCATATTGAAACGCTGGGGGAGGGTTATTCGTTAGTCCGTCGTGAGTATCCGACACCTATTGGTCCGGTGGATATTCTGTGCAACGATGCTGATGGCACAACCGTGGCTGTGGAAGTCAAACGCCGTGGCGGTATCGACGGCGTGGAACAGCTTAGCCGCTACCTTGATCTGCTTAACCGCGACTTACTGCTGGCCCCTGTGATGGGTGTTTTCGCAGCTCAAGAAATCAAACCACAGGCACGTACGTTGGCTGAGGATCGCGGGATTCGTTGCGTCACTCTTGACTACGACACTCTGCGCGGAATTGAATCCACTGAACTCCGACTGTTCTAA
- the mce gene encoding methylmalonyl-CoA epimerase: MSPDFHAIDIPHELVVCLDHVGIAVADLDAAVEFYRSAFGWVNHHQETNEEQGVVEAMVGPKGLKETDGMIQLLAPLNEESTIAKFIDKKGPGLQQMCLRTTDIEALSEHLRQQGVRLLYPEPKKGTGGAKINFVHPKDAGGVLLELTEPVSSE; this comes from the coding sequence ATGAGTCCAGATTTTCACGCAATTGATATTCCCCACGAGCTCGTTGTCTGCCTTGACCACGTAGGCATCGCGGTTGCTGATCTTGATGCAGCTGTTGAGTTTTACCGCAGTGCTTTTGGTTGGGTCAATCACCATCAGGAAACCAATGAAGAACAGGGTGTTGTTGAAGCCATGGTTGGCCCGAAGGGTCTGAAAGAGACCGACGGCATGATTCAGCTTTTGGCTCCACTGAATGAGGAGTCCACCATTGCGAAGTTCATTGACAAGAAGGGGCCAGGGCTGCAGCAGATGTGCCTGCGCACCACCGATATTGAGGCATTGTCTGAGCACTTGCGTCAGCAGGGTGTTCGTCTGCTGTACCCAGAACCAAAGAAGGGCACCGGTGGGGCAAAGATTAATTTCGTACACCCTAAGGATGCCGGTGGTGTGTTGCTTGAGCTTACTGAGCCTGTCTCTAGCGAATAA
- a CDS encoding thiamine-binding protein, with protein MIVAFSVAPTEVPNAQAEMSEAVAAAVKVVRESGLPNETNAMFTLIEGEWDEVMGVVKQATEAVLAVSPRVGLVLKADIRPGYTGQLTGKIESLERHLTTPTL; from the coding sequence ATGATTGTTGCCTTTTCTGTAGCCCCCACCGAAGTTCCCAACGCCCAAGCGGAAATGAGTGAAGCGGTGGCCGCTGCCGTCAAAGTCGTGCGAGAATCAGGCCTACCCAATGAAACCAACGCCATGTTCACGCTCATCGAAGGGGAATGGGACGAGGTCATGGGCGTCGTCAAGCAAGCAACAGAAGCAGTGCTTGCAGTATCACCTCGCGTCGGACTTGTACTCAAAGCGGACATCCGCCCAGGCTACACCGGGCAACTGACAGGCAAAATCGAATCTCTCGAACGCCACCTCACCACCCCCACACTTTAG
- a CDS encoding tetratricopeptide repeat protein — MTTPHRFLAGAIDLGEVKAQAELRRTAANTSSIPTTVTLTMDNVEEELIKRSAQVPVIVLIGTPRSPDSEQLKADFEQLAHKAQRRFVFAYINADETPDVARMFGIQGLPTVVALASGQPIANFEGGQPLEALQQWSEAVINAVGDQLLGAKEEQPEDPRFAPATDALNRGDFQAAIDVYEEILAQEPKNLMAAQARDNARLLHRLQQAESDVDPIANAAANPTDIDAQFAAADAEIAAGAPTAAFDRLINVLALDKETVRRRLVELFALFDPTDPIVVEARSKMASALY; from the coding sequence ATGACTACCCCTCACCGATTTCTCGCCGGTGCCATCGACCTCGGCGAAGTAAAAGCACAAGCCGAACTACGCCGCACCGCTGCCAACACCTCTTCTATTCCCACAACCGTGACACTGACCATGGACAATGTGGAAGAAGAACTCATCAAACGATCCGCACAAGTCCCCGTCATCGTGCTCATCGGAACCCCACGCAGCCCCGATTCAGAGCAACTCAAAGCTGACTTCGAACAGCTTGCGCATAAAGCCCAGCGACGCTTCGTCTTCGCTTATATCAACGCCGACGAAACACCCGACGTGGCACGCATGTTCGGCATTCAAGGCTTACCCACAGTAGTCGCACTCGCATCGGGGCAACCGATCGCCAACTTTGAAGGTGGACAGCCACTCGAAGCCCTCCAACAGTGGAGCGAAGCAGTCATTAACGCAGTAGGCGACCAGCTTCTCGGCGCAAAAGAAGAACAACCCGAAGACCCTCGTTTTGCGCCCGCAACCGACGCCTTGAATAGGGGAGACTTCCAAGCAGCCATTGACGTCTATGAAGAAATTTTGGCCCAAGAACCCAAAAACCTCATGGCTGCCCAAGCACGCGATAATGCGCGACTTCTCCATCGCCTACAGCAAGCAGAATCAGACGTAGATCCCATTGCCAATGCAGCAGCAAACCCGACAGATATCGACGCACAATTTGCCGCAGCTGACGCTGAAATTGCAGCAGGGGCACCTACAGCAGCCTTCGATCGACTCATTAACGTGCTCGCTCTCGACAAAGAAACAGTCCGGAGGCGACTCGTGGAACTTTTTGCGCTCTTTGACCCCACAGATCCCATCGTTGTCGAAGCCCGCAGCAAAATGGCTTCGGCACTGTATTAA
- a CDS encoding ABC transporter substrate-binding protein: MRILALLLTASVVAGCASSPTTDPHIITVGAQPPASKLLPGELTRGPYASLLYTGLVEYAANGTVKNAVAEKISFEGDRRYVITLKKNQRFFDGSEIKAHNFIDAWNYVVRERQENAQAFHAIDGFEEGAQSLRGLRKIDDYTIQIDLKKPDRLFPQNLGLAPFMPLPDSAFRDMEEFARAPQANGRYIVEGYNRTKNLKLKANPARQQELRNTGLHFTFFPRAEFARDALNNGQIDVFDDIPVKLVKDLPTVEVSPAAGFIELSIRADMPHMSGEEGKLRRQALSLALDRKALSTFALKNAAVPATGFGSPSMPGYQVSKPGILSHNAQQAQALWNQADATYGKFTGAFPINYSWDSDAKGWVEAAVKQLNSTLGIEAVAAPWPDFATYRYHYHEKTMYGAYVTGWTFNTPSMSNFIAMNYSTQGWGNDTGYSSAYVDDMVDKAIRSSDPGYLKLAQQRLAEDLPAIPVFVRTARTAYGDTVEPVSPVWSGYPDYAQIKKK, translated from the coding sequence ATGCGTATTCTTGCCCTTCTGCTTACAGCTAGTGTTGTAGCAGGCTGTGCATCAAGCCCCACTACTGACCCACACATCATCACTGTGGGTGCGCAACCACCGGCATCAAAACTTCTGCCCGGTGAGCTGACCCGTGGACCATACGCATCACTTCTCTACACCGGTTTAGTTGAATACGCTGCTAACGGGACTGTGAAAAATGCGGTCGCTGAGAAGATTAGCTTCGAAGGTGACCGGCGCTATGTCATCACACTGAAGAAGAACCAACGATTTTTCGACGGCAGTGAGATCAAAGCACACAACTTCATTGACGCATGGAACTATGTTGTGCGCGAGCGTCAAGAAAACGCCCAAGCTTTTCACGCTATCGACGGATTTGAAGAAGGCGCTCAGAGCTTACGCGGGCTTCGTAAGATCGATGACTACACAATCCAGATTGATCTGAAGAAACCCGATCGTCTATTCCCTCAAAACTTAGGCTTGGCGCCTTTCATGCCACTTCCCGACAGTGCTTTTCGTGACATGGAGGAATTTGCCCGAGCACCTCAAGCGAACGGTCGCTATATCGTTGAAGGATACAATCGGACGAAAAACCTGAAATTGAAAGCTAATCCTGCACGGCAACAGGAACTGCGTAACACGGGTCTTCACTTCACGTTCTTCCCGCGGGCAGAGTTCGCACGCGATGCGCTGAATAATGGTCAGATCGATGTATTCGACGATATTCCAGTCAAACTCGTCAAAGATCTACCAACAGTTGAAGTCTCGCCTGCTGCTGGCTTCATTGAACTTTCCATCCGCGCCGATATGCCACACATGTCAGGGGAGGAAGGTAAACTGCGCCGCCAAGCACTCTCCCTCGCGCTCGACCGAAAGGCGCTGAGCACCTTTGCCCTGAAGAATGCTGCGGTGCCAGCCACTGGCTTCGGCTCGCCATCAATGCCCGGCTATCAGGTTTCGAAACCAGGAATTCTGAGCCACAATGCCCAACAGGCGCAAGCCTTGTGGAACCAAGCCGATGCGACCTACGGAAAGTTTACTGGTGCTTTCCCTATTAATTACTCCTGGGATTCGGATGCAAAAGGCTGGGTTGAGGCAGCCGTGAAACAGCTCAACTCCACCCTAGGCATTGAGGCAGTAGCCGCGCCATGGCCAGATTTTGCCACATACCGGTACCATTATCATGAAAAAACCATGTACGGGGCATATGTTACAGGGTGGACTTTTAACACGCCCTCGATGAGCAATTTCATTGCCATGAATTACAGCACTCAAGGGTGGGGAAATGACACGGGATATTCCAGTGCGTATGTTGATGACATGGTGGATAAAGCGATTCGTTCATCGGATCCAGGCTATCTCAAGTTAGCTCAACAGCGCCTTGCGGAGGACTTACCTGCCATTCCGGTATTTGTTCGTACTGCCCGCACCGCCTATGGTGATACCGTTGAGCCGGTCTCACCTGTATGGTCAGGTTACCCAGATTATGCACAAATAAAGAAGAAATAG
- a CDS encoding Ig-like domain-containing protein, whose protein sequence is MKRSIFTPLVVCAVAFGSFAVPQASAQLPDGAKINIDSVKVTNPEGDQPLRQWGIATFDVKWSAPEGVKAGQKFKVSYPPFFRMYNNDTFPLKGANGVNGGTCEVHSDTVPVDEATAHYILCTFDKTFENHDDVHGTLGSALQVDSELDDNKVDVVVEGDRKIKLQPTLPGGTGVGPQDRNQALNFQKFGWYTWDGKTAQWNINLPGQDLHGQTGPIEVTDQLTGEVPHKFKPGTLRMRASDCNPNGQLPGYCNLDNDEYVENVFTDETISADGRTLTFKLVPPAGGWRADKFYRMYYQSETADGNIAPAGDMNTKITSNHIRLSIGKDYESRVWREQRVDGTIEGVKRGSFEVTKDFNGTEEIRKKLKDANFTVKASYTLGGESKTEELTIPLGDTKAGSITLPRDTVVTLEEINLPTVDGVTFGTPKFAAADGEDTSKVKILDNGKRAEVTIRSENNVKVTLTNTANETPVLPGNPGSSSSSDNKWLWLLLLVPALAGIIGLLANVFKLPHFGNLIPGAKPAPKQEEQNVQGVAPGGKAIPKN, encoded by the coding sequence ATGAAGCGCAGTATTTTTACACCCCTTGTAGTGTGTGCTGTTGCCTTCGGTTCTTTTGCGGTGCCTCAAGCATCTGCACAATTGCCGGATGGTGCAAAAATCAACATTGATAGCGTTAAGGTCACCAATCCTGAAGGCGATCAGCCGTTGCGCCAATGGGGGATTGCCACTTTTGACGTCAAATGGAGTGCCCCAGAAGGTGTGAAAGCAGGACAGAAGTTCAAAGTCTCGTATCCACCCTTCTTCCGGATGTACAACAACGACACGTTCCCATTGAAGGGTGCAAACGGAGTTAATGGTGGCACCTGTGAGGTTCACAGCGATACAGTGCCTGTGGACGAAGCAACCGCACATTATATTTTGTGCACCTTTGACAAGACTTTCGAGAACCACGACGATGTCCATGGAACCCTAGGCAGTGCACTGCAAGTTGATTCCGAATTGGATGATAATAAGGTTGATGTTGTTGTGGAAGGCGATCGTAAGATCAAGCTTCAACCAACCTTGCCAGGCGGGACTGGTGTGGGGCCACAGGATCGCAATCAAGCACTGAATTTCCAGAAGTTCGGTTGGTACACCTGGGATGGTAAAACCGCACAATGGAACATCAATCTGCCAGGTCAGGATTTGCATGGACAAACCGGGCCAATTGAAGTAACCGACCAGCTTACCGGTGAAGTTCCACACAAATTCAAGCCAGGTACCCTGCGTATGCGTGCGTCGGACTGCAACCCTAACGGTCAGCTTCCTGGTTATTGCAACCTCGACAACGATGAATACGTAGAGAATGTCTTCACTGATGAGACAATTTCTGCCGACGGTCGCACTCTCACCTTCAAGCTGGTCCCACCAGCGGGCGGATGGCGTGCCGATAAGTTCTACCGCATGTACTACCAGTCGGAAACCGCCGATGGAAACATTGCTCCAGCAGGCGACATGAACACCAAGATCACCTCGAACCACATTCGCCTGAGTATTGGCAAAGATTACGAATCCCGCGTGTGGCGTGAGCAGCGTGTCGACGGCACTATTGAGGGTGTGAAGCGCGGCTCCTTCGAAGTAACCAAGGACTTCAACGGAACCGAAGAGATTCGCAAGAAGCTGAAGGATGCAAACTTCACCGTGAAGGCTTCGTATACTCTCGGTGGCGAATCCAAGACTGAAGAACTCACAATCCCACTGGGTGACACTAAGGCTGGTTCGATCACTCTGCCACGCGACACCGTGGTGACTTTGGAAGAGATCAACCTTCCGACCGTTGATGGCGTTACTTTCGGAACCCCGAAGTTCGCAGCAGCTGACGGTGAAGACACCAGCAAAGTCAAGATTCTCGACAACGGCAAGCGTGCTGAGGTGACCATCCGTAGCGAAAACAACGTGAAGGTGACCTTGACCAACACCGCAAACGAGACCCCAGTGCTGCCAGGAAACCCAGGGTCCTCCTCGTCATCCGATAATAAGTGGTTGTGGTTGCTGCTTCTCGTACCAGCACTCGCCGGCATCATCGGGCTGTTGGCTAACGTGTTCAAGCTGCCACACTTTGGAAACCTTATTCCAGGGGCAAAACCTGCACCGAAGCAAGAAGAGCAGAACGTGCAAGGCGTAGCACCAGGCGGAAAGGCAATTCCTAAGAACTAA